One Eubalaena glacialis isolate mEubGla1 chromosome 11, mEubGla1.1.hap2.+ XY, whole genome shotgun sequence DNA segment encodes these proteins:
- the LOC133100539 gene encoding apolipoprotein L6-like yields MNTDLMPQNLLDNQAGKACKAGVGLQRDKDDILPYEDVKWQDSDLSAEERIFLEEFPILKGELEVGIRKLCALADHVDTTHRTLTKTSMVANSIAVVSGAMSILGLVLAPAIAGGSLALSAAGSVLGKAGEVTSILTNVLERFHSQEAQAYVGSLMPTRGHALPWLWRAGAAYVVAAGKVVQNCESTIKDIQRSIRAFQIARAHPRLATAAKSLLTTGQVSARRSRQVQRAFEGTTLVMKTKARLLGTTMAGFSLSVGLAALLKDWKQLKEGAKSELAEELRAQAWELERKLAEFTQCYESLQQKKLSREKKPVSSSSEETMGTVPLPPAWCGKAGSQGTGEDEGN; encoded by the exons ATGAACACGGATTTGATGCCACAGAATCTGCTGGACAACCAGGCAGGGAAAGCATGCAAGGCTGGTGTCGGTTTGCAAAG GGACAAAGATGACATTCTTCCATATGAAGATGTGAAGTGGCAAGATAGTGACCTGTCAGctgaagaaagaatatttttggaagagtttcccATCTTGAAAGGGGAGCTGGAAGTGGGCATCAGAAAGCTCTGTGCCCTTGCAGACCACGTCGACACAACCCACAGAACACTCACCAAGACCAGCATGGTGGCCAATTCCATCGCTGTGGTCTCAGGAGCCATGAGCATCCTGGGCTTGGTCCTCGCTCCGGCAATAGCAGGAGGAAGCCTGGCACTGTCCGCTGCTGGTAGCGTTTTGGGGAAAGCAGGGGAGGTCACCAGCATCTTGACCAACGTTTTGGAACGCTTTCACAGTCAAGAAGCCCAAGCTTATGTCGGTAGCCTAATGCCCACCCGTGGCCATGCTCTCCCGTGGCTCTGGAGAGCTGGGGCAGCCTATGTCGTGGCTGCCGGAAAGGTGGTCCAGAATTGTGAAAGCACCATCAAGGATATCCAGAGGAGCATCCGTGCCTTTCAGATAGCCAGGGCCCACCCGCGCCTGGCCACTGCTGCCAAGAGTCTCCTGACCACTGGCCAAGTCTCAGCCCGAAGGAGCAGGCAGGTGCAAAGGGCTTTTGAAGGTACCACGCTGGTGATGAAGACAAAAGCTCGCTTGCTGGGTACTACAATGGCTGGCTTCTCCCTCAGCGTGGGCTTGGCCGCCCTCCTGAAAGACTGGAAGCAGCTGAAGGAGGGAGCAAAATCCGAGCTTGCGGAAGAGCTGAGGGCACAGGCTTGGGAGCTGGAAAGGAAGCTGGCAGAGTTCACCCAGTGCTATGAGAGCCTGCAGCAGAAG aaACTCTCCCGAGAAAAAAAGCCTGTGAGCTCCTCTTCGGAAGAAACCATGGGGACTGTACCTCTGCCACCAGCCTGGTGTGGGAAAGCAGGATCCCAGGGGACAGGAGAGGATGAAGGCAATTGA